The Verrucomicrobium spinosum DSM 4136 = JCM 18804 genome includes a region encoding these proteins:
- the rnr gene encoding ribonuclease R, translating into MESDILELLGRSEYVPANVPGLLAALDWAPNRQQELQAFLQELETRGRVVRTKGNRYILADEADLVAGVIQITRSGKGFLLPSAAGVHEIVIPESATGTAMHGDRVLVRRDVRPQGYSKVRPEETTGTVIRILERKRSTIVGTLQKGKQFLYVVPDDPRLPRDIFVPPPKDVGRRPNVGDKVVVEMVQWESRHTNPEGEIVEVLGPPDEEGVDMLSVLRHYDLPLRFPKEVLDEANTIAKSRPDNQPSPDEVAERVDCREHLVVTIDPDDAKDFDDAICLKREGKDRWRLWVHIADVSHYVKPGGELDREARKRGNSTYLVDRVIPMLPEALSNELCSLKPGLDRLTKCVEFLLNPDGRVLETKFYPAVIHSKRRFTYREALAVIENGAKKDDAIERMILDAHEMAQAIRRARFKAGSLDMDFPESKIRLDEEGKVARIEKIDNDVSHQLIEEYMLLANEAVASRLMHLNRPAVYRVHEPPKEKKLKDYREDVLAHKVECGNLTKRSEVQKLLELLGTLPIGAALKIGFLRSMMRARYAMEPLGHYGLNKAKYTHFTSPIRRYADLVVHRVLFENQAIQASRIQEIADHITATERNSSDAERDSKDVKLYAYLKAQIKSGKLVTYPGLVTDVRNFGFFVDVSDLGLSGMVHLSSVPDDFFTFDPVRARLVGRHSGRIIRLGDKLPVQVYRVDDFKKQVDFRIASERSEGAREQEPARERGGWRPDRGGRFRPGPKSGDRQDLRDRGKGKPAWDKTKRQDGPRKTAPTAGQEKGKEESDKPFWQKRQDAQPASKTKSNSAPKPNKGRRREKDRDWEIIKPEGKVSVKGPVKRKEGPIPRRAEPQPQAPQGKPNFGKKAKGMGTNQEVPKPTFRPEVARADKPQPPPQFVRKDKTKPAPSAKPTEKSKGKPERSSSKPSNPADSTKPTEKSKPGKVAISKRSR; encoded by the coding sequence ATGGAAAGTGATATTCTCGAATTGCTCGGAAGGTCCGAGTATGTGCCCGCTAATGTACCCGGCCTGTTGGCTGCCCTCGATTGGGCTCCCAATCGTCAACAGGAGCTACAGGCCTTCTTGCAGGAACTGGAAACCCGAGGACGGGTAGTCCGCACCAAGGGCAACCGCTATATCCTCGCGGATGAAGCCGACCTGGTGGCTGGAGTCATCCAGATCACCCGCAGTGGCAAAGGCTTCCTGCTGCCCTCGGCAGCAGGGGTGCATGAAATCGTGATCCCGGAGAGTGCCACCGGTACTGCCATGCATGGCGACCGGGTGCTGGTGCGCCGTGATGTGAGGCCGCAGGGCTACAGCAAGGTCCGGCCTGAGGAAACGACGGGTACGGTGATCCGAATTTTGGAACGCAAGCGGTCCACCATCGTGGGTACTCTGCAGAAGGGGAAACAGTTCCTCTACGTGGTGCCTGATGACCCGCGCCTGCCGCGCGACATCTTTGTGCCGCCGCCCAAGGATGTGGGCCGCCGTCCCAATGTGGGCGACAAGGTGGTGGTGGAGATGGTGCAGTGGGAATCCCGCCACACCAACCCCGAAGGCGAGATCGTGGAAGTACTGGGCCCGCCGGATGAGGAGGGCGTGGACATGCTCTCGGTGCTGCGCCACTACGATCTGCCCCTGCGCTTCCCCAAAGAGGTGCTGGACGAGGCCAACACCATTGCCAAGTCGCGGCCAGACAATCAACCCTCTCCCGATGAAGTCGCGGAGCGGGTGGACTGCCGGGAACACCTGGTGGTGACGATTGACCCGGATGACGCCAAGGATTTCGACGATGCCATCTGCCTGAAGCGCGAGGGCAAGGATCGCTGGCGGTTGTGGGTGCACATCGCGGATGTGTCCCACTATGTGAAGCCTGGCGGGGAACTGGATAGAGAAGCCCGGAAACGTGGCAACTCTACGTACCTGGTGGATCGCGTGATCCCGATGCTGCCTGAGGCGCTCAGCAATGAGCTGTGCTCGCTGAAGCCGGGGCTGGACCGCCTCACGAAGTGCGTTGAATTTCTGCTCAATCCCGATGGCCGGGTGCTGGAGACAAAGTTCTATCCCGCCGTCATCCACTCCAAGAGACGCTTCACCTACCGGGAAGCACTGGCGGTGATTGAGAACGGAGCCAAGAAGGATGATGCCATTGAGCGCATGATCCTCGATGCTCACGAGATGGCTCAGGCCATCCGTCGCGCCCGGTTCAAGGCCGGCTCGCTGGACATGGATTTTCCGGAGTCAAAGATCCGCCTGGATGAGGAGGGCAAGGTGGCCCGCATCGAGAAGATCGACAACGACGTCTCCCACCAGCTCATTGAGGAGTACATGCTCCTGGCCAATGAAGCGGTGGCCTCCCGGCTCATGCACCTGAACCGACCTGCGGTGTACCGGGTGCACGAGCCGCCCAAGGAGAAAAAGCTCAAGGACTACCGCGAGGATGTGCTGGCTCACAAGGTGGAGTGCGGCAATCTGACCAAGCGCTCTGAGGTGCAAAAGCTCCTGGAACTGCTGGGCACCCTGCCGATTGGCGCGGCGCTCAAGATCGGGTTCCTGCGCTCCATGATGAGGGCGCGTTATGCCATGGAACCCCTGGGACACTACGGCCTGAACAAGGCCAAGTACACCCACTTCACCTCGCCCATCCGCCGCTATGCGGACTTGGTGGTGCATCGGGTGCTGTTTGAGAATCAGGCCATCCAGGCCTCTCGTATCCAGGAGATTGCTGACCATATCACCGCCACGGAACGCAATTCTTCGGATGCGGAGCGCGACAGCAAGGATGTGAAACTCTACGCCTACCTGAAGGCGCAGATCAAGTCTGGCAAACTCGTGACTTACCCGGGTCTGGTGACTGATGTGAGGAACTTCGGCTTCTTTGTGGATGTGAGTGACCTGGGTCTTAGTGGCATGGTGCACCTGTCCTCCGTGCCGGATGACTTTTTCACCTTTGATCCCGTGCGGGCTCGCCTTGTGGGTCGTCACAGTGGCAGGATCATCCGTCTGGGTGACAAACTGCCTGTGCAGGTCTATCGGGTGGATGACTTCAAGAAACAGGTGGACTTCCGCATCGCGTCCGAGCGGTCCGAAGGAGCGCGTGAACAGGAACCTGCGCGCGAGCGGGGGGGCTGGCGACCGGACCGCGGTGGTCGGTTCCGTCCTGGTCCCAAATCAGGCGACAGACAGGACTTGCGCGACCGCGGCAAAGGCAAGCCCGCATGGGACAAAACTAAGCGCCAAGATGGGCCAAGGAAAACAGCTCCTACCGCAGGCCAAGAGAAAGGCAAAGAAGAGTCTGACAAGCCGTTCTGGCAGAAACGTCAGGATGCCCAACCCGCCTCCAAGACCAAGTCCAATTCGGCTCCCAAGCCGAACAAGGGGCGTCGTCGGGAAAAGGACCGTGACTGGGAGATCATCAAGCCTGAAGGGAAGGTGAGTGTGAAAGGACCGGTGAAAAGGAAAGAAGGCCCGATTCCACGGCGCGCTGAGCCGCAACCGCAGGCCCCTCAAGGGAAGCCCAATTTCGGCAAGAAGGCGAAAGGCATGGGGACGAACCAGGAAGTGCCAAAGCCGACGTTCCGTCCTGAGGTGGCTCGCGCGGACAAACCTCAGCCGCCACCGCAGTTCGTCAGGAAGGACAAGACCAAACCAGCGCCCTCGGCGAAGCCCACCGAGAAATCCAAGGGCAAGCCGGAACGTTCATCCTCCAAGCCTTCAAACCCCGCAGATTCCACCAAGCCCACCGAGAAATCGAAGCCGGGCAAAGTGGCAATAAGCAAGCGGAGCCGGTAA
- a CDS encoding DUF1501 domain-containing protein, with product MPPFTDHPLHLTRRALFGKSAMGLGAMALGSLFTRDGLALPPDKLAPVLPHFAPKAKRIIYLLQNGAPSHVDLFDYKPKLREWHGKQIPDEVAGGKRFSTMTGGQTDRPVLGEISKFSQHGQSGAWVSDFLPHTAAIADDLCFIKSMHTEPVNHAPAITYFLTGGEQAGRPSIGAWLSYGLGSDSNELPSFVVMTSRDKEASCGQIFYDFYWGSGFLPSKYQGVKFRGSGDPVLYLSNPDGMSRSVRRGVLDDLARLNEIKLREQGDPEIATRISQYEMAYRMQASVPELTDFSKEPQHILDMYGPEVHRQGSYAYNCLMARRLAERGVRFTQIMHAGWDQHRNLNSQLKIQCQDTDAPSAALVKDLKQRGLLDDTLVIWGGEFGRTPFLQGKIADTKQWGRDHHPYAFTLWMAGGGIKPGISHGASDEFGFNAVEDKVHVHDFQATLMHLMGIDHERFTFRFQGRQFRLTDVHGHVVKQVLSA from the coding sequence ATGCCCCCTTTCACCGATCACCCACTCCACCTCACCCGCCGCGCCCTCTTTGGGAAATCGGCCATGGGATTGGGCGCGATGGCGTTGGGGTCATTGTTCACACGGGATGGGCTGGCCCTGCCGCCGGACAAGCTGGCTCCGGTGCTGCCCCACTTTGCACCGAAGGCCAAGCGGATCATCTACCTGCTGCAAAACGGGGCTCCATCCCATGTGGACCTCTTTGACTACAAGCCCAAGCTGAGGGAGTGGCACGGCAAGCAGATCCCGGATGAGGTGGCAGGCGGGAAACGCTTCAGCACCATGACAGGCGGGCAGACCGACCGGCCTGTGCTGGGTGAGATCTCCAAGTTCAGCCAGCATGGTCAGAGTGGTGCCTGGGTGAGCGACTTCCTGCCTCACACCGCCGCCATCGCGGACGACTTGTGCTTCATCAAGTCCATGCACACCGAGCCGGTGAATCACGCGCCAGCCATCACTTACTTTCTCACTGGAGGCGAACAGGCCGGACGCCCCAGCATCGGCGCTTGGTTGAGTTACGGCCTGGGCAGCGATTCCAATGAATTGCCTTCCTTCGTCGTCATGACCTCGCGGGATAAGGAAGCATCCTGTGGGCAGATCTTCTATGACTTCTACTGGGGCAGCGGTTTCCTCCCCTCCAAGTATCAGGGGGTGAAGTTCCGCGGCAGTGGTGACCCGGTGCTCTACCTCAGCAATCCTGACGGGATGAGCCGCAGTGTGCGCCGTGGAGTGCTGGATGATCTGGCCAGGCTCAATGAGATCAAACTGCGGGAACAAGGCGATCCGGAAATCGCCACGCGCATCTCCCAGTATGAGATGGCCTACCGTATGCAGGCCAGCGTGCCGGAGCTCACCGATTTCAGCAAGGAACCGCAGCACATCCTGGATATGTACGGCCCTGAGGTACATCGCCAGGGCAGCTATGCTTACAACTGCCTCATGGCCCGCCGACTGGCCGAGCGCGGCGTCCGCTTCACGCAAATCATGCACGCGGGCTGGGATCAACACCGCAACCTCAACAGCCAGCTCAAGATCCAGTGCCAGGATACTGATGCCCCCTCAGCCGCCTTGGTGAAGGATCTTAAACAACGGGGTCTGCTGGACGACACACTGGTCATCTGGGGCGGTGAATTCGGCCGCACCCCGTTCCTTCAAGGAAAGATCGCCGACACCAAACAATGGGGCCGGGACCACCATCCCTACGCGTTCACCCTCTGGATGGCAGGCGGCGGGATCAAACCTGGCATAAGCCACGGTGCGAGCGATGAATTTGGCTTCAACGCAGTGGAGGACAAGGTGCACGTGCACGACTTCCAGGCCACACTCATGCATCTCATGGGGATTGATCACGAGCGCTTCACCTTCCGGTTCCAGGGGCGCCAGTTCCGGTTGACGGATGTGCATGGGCACGTGGTGAAGCAAGTTCTTAGTGCTTAG
- a CDS encoding family 16 glycoside hydrolase, producing the protein MNPTPLTRCLGPLLALLCTSLLHAGPALSDQEQKLGFKPLSDGQTFQGWDQKGNWVIEEDGTFYRKAKGGDLTYTASTVPDDFELRFEWKVSKGCNSGVYYRPGQYEYQVLDNVNSPYGENPRQSAASLFFCMAPNKDATRPLGEWNEGRVLCQGTLIQHWLNGELVLDFDYTDPKWAQQVELLRIRGANLNARGGRIKLQDHGADVWFRHLRLRTVPKDEKLTRLDFQPLPIPAAALQKENERVQQMLKKAPAKPSAPAATAAPTKADAAEAAGPVKIIFDTDMHTDCDDAGALGVLHALADYGECEILAMLCSTLDPWAVPTIDAINTYYGRPDVPLGTVKGKGVLRKSVYTKGVAERFPHDVKSSDAAPDALQVYRQILEAQPDQSVVLVTVGYLTNVANLLKAPAQDGKPSGLDLVKQKVRTWVCMGGNFIGTPARDDLKLGNVNFTYDAPATLYAIQNWPGDLVFAGREVCSVPSGVAVGECLRDVPADHPVRVAYELYFGGELKNRHVADLASVLHAVRGRGEFWDIQDQGHMALKPDMTFTWEAQPDSRQAYLLKKKNKDGVLSDRAVEAALEKLLLQAPKAK; encoded by the coding sequence ATGAATCCCACCCCCCTCACCCGCTGCCTCGGTCCCTTGCTGGCGCTGCTCTGCACCTCCCTGCTCCACGCAGGCCCGGCGCTCTCCGATCAAGAACAAAAGCTGGGGTTCAAGCCCCTCTCGGATGGCCAGACCTTCCAGGGCTGGGATCAAAAGGGCAACTGGGTGATCGAGGAGGATGGCACCTTTTACCGGAAAGCCAAAGGCGGCGACCTGACCTATACCGCCAGCACGGTGCCAGACGACTTTGAACTCCGGTTTGAGTGGAAGGTCTCCAAAGGGTGCAACAGCGGCGTTTACTACCGCCCAGGCCAGTACGAGTACCAGGTGCTGGACAACGTGAACAGCCCGTATGGCGAGAATCCCCGGCAGAGTGCTGCCTCCCTCTTCTTCTGCATGGCCCCGAACAAAGACGCCACGCGCCCCTTGGGCGAATGGAATGAGGGCCGCGTCCTCTGCCAGGGCACACTGATTCAGCACTGGCTGAATGGCGAGCTCGTCCTGGACTTCGACTACACCGACCCCAAGTGGGCACAGCAGGTGGAGCTGCTGCGGATTCGCGGAGCCAACCTCAATGCCCGTGGAGGCCGGATCAAACTACAGGACCACGGAGCCGACGTGTGGTTCCGCCATCTGCGCCTCCGCACCGTGCCCAAAGATGAAAAGCTCACTCGGCTCGATTTCCAACCCCTGCCCATTCCAGCCGCCGCCTTGCAAAAGGAAAACGAGCGCGTGCAACAGATGCTGAAAAAAGCTCCAGCCAAGCCCTCAGCACCCGCCGCGACCGCCGCCCCTACCAAGGCCGATGCCGCCGAAGCCGCCGGCCCAGTGAAGATCATCTTCGATACGGACATGCACACCGACTGCGATGACGCCGGTGCCCTGGGAGTGCTGCATGCCCTGGCGGACTATGGGGAATGCGAGATCCTGGCCATGCTGTGCAGCACCCTGGATCCCTGGGCCGTGCCCACCATCGATGCCATCAACACCTACTACGGCCGCCCAGACGTCCCGCTTGGCACCGTCAAAGGGAAGGGAGTGCTGCGCAAGTCCGTGTACACCAAGGGCGTGGCCGAACGCTTCCCCCATGACGTGAAATCCAGCGATGCCGCCCCCGATGCGCTTCAAGTGTATCGCCAGATCCTGGAGGCGCAGCCCGACCAGTCCGTGGTGCTGGTGACCGTCGGCTACCTGACCAATGTCGCCAACCTGCTCAAAGCCCCCGCCCAAGACGGCAAGCCCAGCGGCCTCGACCTCGTGAAGCAGAAAGTCCGCACCTGGGTGTGCATGGGAGGTAATTTCATCGGCACACCCGCCCGGGATGATCTGAAGCTCGGCAATGTGAACTTTACCTATGACGCCCCCGCCACCCTGTACGCGATTCAGAACTGGCCCGGCGATCTGGTTTTTGCCGGCCGGGAAGTTTGCTCCGTACCGAGCGGCGTGGCCGTGGGCGAATGCCTTCGCGACGTACCGGCAGATCACCCCGTGCGAGTCGCTTATGAGCTCTACTTCGGCGGCGAGCTGAAGAACCGCCACGTGGCAGACCTTGCGAGCGTGCTCCACGCCGTGCGCGGCCGGGGAGAGTTCTGGGACATCCAAGACCAGGGCCACATGGCCCTGAAGCCAGACATGACCTTCACCTGGGAAGCCCAACCCGACAGCCGCCAGGCTTATCTCCTCAAGAAGAAAAACAAAGACGGCGTGTTGAGCGATCGCGCCGTGGAGGCGGCGCTGGAGAAGTTGCTACTTCAGGCACCGAAGGCAAAATGA
- a CDS encoding BlaI/MecI/CopY family transcriptional regulator yields MSKKSAPAALSSSEQAIMDQLWRLAPTSLNDLLEAVNADRQEPISRATLQTQLTRLEAKGWVKRDDTSRAHIYAPAVAESHGRRSVLAALKERFFGGSSLALVRCLVENGEISEKELTEIKEMVAQAKKPAGKDTRP; encoded by the coding sequence ATGTCCAAAAAATCGGCACCAGCGGCGCTATCCTCTTCGGAGCAGGCCATCATGGATCAGCTCTGGCGGCTGGCTCCGACTTCGCTCAATGATCTGCTGGAAGCCGTGAATGCGGACCGGCAGGAGCCCATCTCCCGGGCCACCTTGCAAACCCAACTCACCCGCCTGGAGGCCAAGGGCTGGGTGAAGCGCGACGACACCAGCCGGGCCCACATCTATGCGCCCGCCGTCGCCGAGTCCCACGGCCGCCGCAGTGTCTTGGCCGCACTGAAGGAGCGCTTCTTTGGAGGCAGCAGCCTGGCCCTGGTGCGGTGCCTGGTGGAGAACGGGGAAATCTCAGAAAAGGAACTGACTGAGATCAAAGAGATGGTGGCTCAGGCGAAGAAGCCAGCTGGAAAGGACACCCGCCCATGA